A genomic stretch from bacterium includes:
- the lysM gene encoding peptidoglycan-binding protein LysM, whose translation MGLFDFVKDAGAKLFGGDDDEPKNTVEVREPSAEDVERMQERKAASRLVKMVLGLGFEVEDLSIKVDDGVATLNGKVGSQGDKEKIILAVGNTEGIGRVDDQLEIENPEPEATFYTVQSGDSLSKIAKQQYGNAMKYPVIFEANKPMLTHPDKIYPGQVLRIPPLAD comes from the coding sequence CAAGCTCTTCGGCGGAGACGACGACGAGCCGAAAAACACCGTCGAGGTGCGCGAGCCGAGTGCCGAAGACGTCGAGCGAATGCAGGAACGCAAGGCCGCCAGCCGGCTGGTCAAGATGGTTCTCGGGCTCGGTTTCGAGGTCGAGGATCTGTCGATCAAGGTCGACGACGGCGTTGCGACGCTCAACGGCAAGGTCGGCTCGCAGGGCGACAAAGAGAAGATCATTCTGGCGGTCGGCAATACCGAAGGTATCGGCCGGGTCGACGATCAGCTCGAGATCGAGAACCCCGAGCCCGAGGCGACCTTCTACACCGTGCAGAGCGGCGATAGCCTGTCCAAAATCGCCAAGCAGCAGTACGGCAACGCGATGAAGTACCCGGTGATCTTCGAGGCCAACAAGCCGATGCTCACCCACCCGGACAAGATCTACCCGGGGCAGGTCCTGCGGATTCCGCCGCTCGCCGACTGA